The genomic region TCTGTTGCTTCACTTTCCACAAACTGAAACACTCAAAATACATCTTAAGGAGTAAAAGGTAACAGTGGTGAGCTTAATACATAGCATTTGTTAGTTTTGCAGGAATAAATACTAGCTACAACACTTTCCAAATAGTCGTCTTTCTCATCTCCCAATAATGAACTGTGGCAGGCTtctattttcagttcttctctGATGATACTGCTTCTTCTGAGGACTGGGACACCATCTATTTACCCTTagagcagtatttttctgaagtgctgagcCCTGGCATAAATCTTGtcccagtgaagtcagtgagaAGACTTTCATTAATTTCCAGTCCTCCTTGTTTTGAAAATCCAACTTTTTAATGTACCTTTtgtactgggtttttttgtttgtttggttggtttggttttgtttggtttttttgaagactACACAaatttctagaaataaaaacaaaaggatgGGATGGCTCGAGTTAATGAcgtttatgaaaatatttttacttagtATTTTACTACTATGATCATAACTGCAGGAATCACAGGTAGTTGCAGGTAGATGTAAAGGAGTGAAGTCTGtagaaaaacatgaagaaaattacattaatgATCTTGCAATTCTGACTTTCATCCATTTCTAATCCCCATTTTGGGGGATTTTCATTGCTGAGAATAGTTATTAAAACCCCAGTTTAACAACGAACGAAAGAATTGTTTAGAAGATAACTGAGGCAATAATgaactgctgaaagaaaaacacagttcaGCATATGGATCAAATAGCATTTGAAACATGTTCAGAATAtctttgcttatttcttttctaagtaTATTATGAGTAAGTAGTAAAATAACATATGAACATTTGGCAGTGCTTCCCTTACAAATCTGTGTACTAATACTGATTTTTGGGGATACAAAACTATGTGTCTCATTGCTTGAGGATAAAAAAGGAGTTTGTCCTGCAGTTCTTGTTCAGCTCAAGGTTCTCTTGATTTCACTGTGAGTTTCTCTTGTGTTGAAATTCCAGTTAATCTGTCTTGGAAGGCAAACACACAGATGCTGGCACTTCAGAAAGCtgtgatgttaaaaaaagaaatgtgaaaagtgAACGAAAAGGGCCACAGTCCTTTAgcataagaaaagaaactggCAACTTGTATACGCTTGTATCTTCAAAGCTGTGTTTACAGGGTGAAAGTTCATGTTACAGTGAGCTGCTGATCTGCTTCCAAACATAGCTGGAGTGTATTAAGAACAGGTCCAACTagcaagaacagattttttttttttttttaatttttttttattttccagattgAAAGAAATGAGTAGGATTTATAATTGCAATTGGCTGGAAGTGCCATGGGGAGATGGAGATTTAGGTATTGTATGATACTTTGTAATTCTTTTAACTTCGCCTGTCAATACAgtgaatatatttattctttcttgttAGTGTTTACAAAGCAATGTAGGCTGCCCTTCCTGGTAAACTATACACCAGAGAACTTGGAGCTAATGTGGCTTCTAAATATAGTTAGAGATACTTTGTATTCAGCATCTGTCAGATACACCATCAGTAGGGAATTAATGCATTAACAGTTTTGGAATAGACCATGTTTGCTAATACTGCTGTTACATACAACATTGAATGAAAAAATGTCCTCGTTTATATTCTTGTTAATGCTTTCTAAGTGAGAAACATAGCGAGTTTGTAGATTAGCAGAAGGCAGCAATCTagacaatttattttaagacaCCTTTGATGTTTatgatacatatttattttgaacaTATTCCTGTCCTTGTGGCATTTAATGGTGAATTACTATGTTTATTGATAAATCAGTTGGAAtgtgaaagttttttttccaaacttggtttgcacaaaatatttctgcagcattttgcttatagattttatttcttgtagAGATGATACAAATTTAATTGATTTAGCAGAAACAGCTAGCTGCTGGATGTCTCTACACAAAGATAGGGATATAAGGTGGGTCTAGATGCAAAACAGAACTCACAATGGGATGTGGCATCTTTTGATTCTCAAATGTCACCAGAGTAATGACATTAACGACATTCTTCTGAGCAATtgaagagggaaggaggtgaaggaaagaaaggtggAAGAAATGTTGCTTTCAGATCCTACCTGCATCTTTGTTCTGTTTAGAGTTATACATAGCTACAAAAATGACCAAAGTGTGAGTGTATTTAATGGGCATAAAAACTTCATGACATTTAGAatttttagatgtttttctATATAATAGttaagtgcctttttttttcctgttaatttagGAGTAGGATAAACTGTCAAGAGAAAGAAGTTCTCATCTGTAGAGACGGGgacaaaatttcaaaagcagcctCTAAATACAGCTTTTAGTTATTCTTGAGGAATTCTTtgcagctgccagcaggagAACTTAATGGATCTAATTCATTTGAATTAGAACGACTCGAGTGCTGGTTCAGATACTACTACAGAAGGAAAGCTTTGGTCAAAATTTTCATAGTGATTGCACACATCCAACCTACAGTAGGATAAATATATCTGAACTTATTGGGATGACAGGGAAAATACTGAGGTTTTGTCAAAATCAGGTCACACTAAGATTTCTGAGCTCAGTTTTTGTAGTATAATACCCCTTAAAATGCCAATCActttatgtttggtttttttagctgTTATTCTGACTAGTACTAAGAATtgcaaaatattacatttaataAACCTAAAGTAAAAAGTATAGGAaatgatgtgtgtgtgtgtgtgtgtgtgtatatacacacacacacacacacacacagatgatCAGAGCTTGGCGCAAATAATTCTGAAAGAGTATTGGAAGCTGGATCTTGCCTGTGGTCCGTCTACTCCCACAGATGAAAAAGTACAAGGAGCTTCACAGATACTGGATACTCTGACATAATAGAAATCTCCATGCATTTTTAAGATCAGATTTACAAAGCTTTCATCTCctatattttttaacttctgtgatCAGCTTTATATAGTCTTACAATAATTGAAATACTcagctgtgcttttgttttgctaatttttttatCTCAATAGCATCCAGCAGTGCTGAGTTTCACAGTGTAGTTATATGTTCTCTGAGAAGATACAGTCTTATATCTGAGTAAGTTTTAGTTTCATTTACTAACACCTCTAGGAAGATGGAGGTTTTATCTCAGTTTCCATATTGTACACTatttcagatgtattttaaCTATGCCCTGATTTCTTTGCAGGTTGAGCAGTCTTAATCTTTGGTCATTCTTTATGTGATTTGAGGGGATTGTTTATTGTAACCAAAAGTGTACTTTCTGAAACTGGCTAGTGGACAGAAGGGGTCcaacaggaaacagaaacaggGTCTGTTTCTAGTGAGTAGTTACCTTAGAGCTTAGACTGATGATGGCCAGTGATTGAGCAATAGCcttcttatttaaaattcattgccTTGTCATTAAAATGCAGTAACTGGTTTTGCAGGCAGTCCTAGTCCATTGCAACAGACAAAGTCAAACACATTTATGCATTGGAGATTCATCTGCCATTGTTAGCAATTCATCATACTTAGCTAATTCTCTGTGTCTCTTCAGGGATTTTGGGGGGCTTGATATAACTCACAAATGATTGTATTAGCATTTTACAGTTccaatgatttttcttcttactgaaataaatgttggTAATTCATAATATGTTTTTAAGATGGTTCTTCCTTGCACAATCTCTCAAAACTTGATTTGCAAAATTCATACAATAAATTGGTATCAGCTATGCCTGCAGCCCTGTCTGCCTAAAAGGGACCTGTCTGTGGCCAGTCTTCTAGAAGAAAGGGCAGGTTCTTCATCAGGAGCCATGGGATGACTCTGGGACCTGTGTTACGAGTTAAGGGAGGGTATGTGTGTGAAGGTGGGGTTGTTGTTgggtttctcccccccccccccattcttTTTTGGGGgcaataaataaatggaaataaatgtcaAACCTTCATATTAAGCATATCTAACTATTTTTAGCCCTAATAGCCTTTTAGAATGAGAACTTAGACTTAATATCATATTTCTTCTACTATAGCCATTTTTTTAGTGTGATTCTCACTGTATTTCTCGTCTTGCACTTGTGTAGTAGCTGCAGGTTAATCTCATCATACATAAGAATTTCCATATTGGTTTTCATATCCATCAGCTTTTTCAGGACTTTTTCAGGCAGGTTTATGTCTGGTTTAAGTTCAAATAATCAATTTGTTGAAGTTGATAAATTTTTATATGCCAGCTGCAAAAgtaagttatattttttttaaaaaatgaacaatgcAAAAATAGAAGTGGGAAATACGGTAATTGATGACTTTATCAAGTCAGATTACTGAAATCAATATATcaatattttgttctctgtacCACATAATCATTTATTAGAGATGTTTACAGTTAATAATAGAGCAGTTTTTATTGTTTAGAAACTGATCATTTGAAATACAGTctctaaagaggaaaaattaatttcataggACAGTTGGCTTTATTGTGTGCgttatattttctgctttgctctaTGCATTCTGAAATCCTTCTAATTCATATGGTTTACTCAATAAATGTTGTTATTGTATAGGTTCTTGGGCAGATCGCTCACCTCTGCATGAGGCAGCCAGTCAAGGACGTCTTCTTTCTCTAAAGACTTTATTGTCACAGGTGAAGGCTGTGTTcttaaaattgctttcatttttaatgttacttAATTTCTCAGCATAGATTATTAATGCAGATTTAGTAcgctttgctttgctttttccactttaatttttcagagcAATACACATTTAGGAATTTTTTAtatgataaaaaaaagttaatatttttaaaaaaaggttaatattgaaatatttcctctgtatgttttaaaacttccctccccccccaaattttTACCAAAGCTCTATCTAAATGTACATCAGTCTTCCCTTCTTGCATGGTATAAGTCAATGTAGTTCCGCTGCTTTAAGCCATCAGGTAAATAGAGCTAGTCAGGAAGATACTTGTTGAGGGGAAGAATCACTGAAAGATTCTGGTTTTTGCATAGTTgtgatttaaacaaaaaattaattgttaatAGCAAAGGGAGAGACTGTAAACTGCtaaattttaatattacagTATTGTTATATAGCTATtacaatactgaaaaattatacTATAGAATACATTTGATGAAAGCCAATAGATGCAATTATTAGTTCTTAAGAATCAAACAACAGCTACTGCAGAAAAATTTAAGGGCTTGATAATTTTATCAATCCAAGAAgtgttttccttgctttagATTCATGGCTTTAGATATTTCAGACCTTAGgtcagagaatcacagaatcgcAGGACAGTTTAGACTCAGGGCCTTGCTGAGTTTTAAGGATCACCGAGAGTGGAAATGCACCAACGTCTCTGGACCGCTGTTCCAGGGTTTTGCTGTCCCCacagtgaaatttttttccatataattAATTGGAATTTGCCATGTCCTGACTTGTGTCTTGCCTTTTGTCCTATCACTGTGCATCTCAACAGTCTGTTTCCATCTTCTTTATACCCTCTATATCCTATTcctatttctaattttttaaaaaaaggagatctGACAACTTATTTATTCTGTTATATACATTGATAGATGaaagattctttttttgctcactgaagatttatttattgcaaGTAGAGTTTTAAGCTTACTTagagtatttatttatttgagtaCGTATTTATTTGAACAGTAGTGTGAGGAGACAACTCTTAACAGCTTTTGTATGATCTTTATATGTCATTCATGTCTTGTTTAGGGGTACAATGTAGACACACTAACAATTGACCAAGTAACTCCACTTCATGAAGCCTGCCTGGGAGATCATGTAGGATGTGCAAGAATCCTTCTTGAAGCAGGAGCAAATGtaaggggctttttttttgtatatgaaGTCCAATGCTAACCTTGGTTTAACCAAGAAGGATATattccttgatttttattttttttttaatcggtATTTCTCTCTACTCACCCTATTGATTGCATTGATCTCATTGAATTACAATAAGCTGCCATTTGAAAGCTAGCAAAGGAAAGTGATGGGTAGACACTGAGACAGTAATGAGTTGGAAAGAATCTGCTAGCAATATGTTACCAGccttatttcttctctgaatttcGTTACGTTATTTCTCTTCTAAAATATGGAATGCATCCCTCTCCTTTACTGGTTTCCTCTTGCTTTGAGTGGCTTGCAGGAGACTGTTCTTTTAATCTCCAGAATGTCTTTTGTCACACTGCACCTGTGTGCTCTTAAGATTCTTTGGTCTGAGTACAAAAAAGCCCTGGCTCTTTTCTGTACTCCTGACACAGCCTGTCTATCTGTTGTCCCAAAACAAAAACGGGACCTTACAGACCACTTTCACTACAATCTCTACTGGCATCAGAGTTCAAATGCAGTTTCCCAAGTCTCTGATCTTTGTGATAGTAATATTTATTGTCCTTACAATCCAGTTTTGAGAACCATGTAGAATATGTCTATGTTattacacaaaaagaaaaaaatacatagtttcCAAAACCAATTCCTCTCCACTTCAGCTAGCACAAGGATTCTAAAGATACAAAACTACAGATGCTATAGACAAAACTGTaacaaatttcattttcctaactgaatttttttagtacttttaattgttttggtgggtttggggggaaaaggaTAGGCCAGAGTCCTAGAAGGAGCCCTTCACTAATACCTGTGCTCCTTCCTTCACTGTTATTATCCCTCATAGTTTCTCTCCTCATTCTCTCGCACTGGGAATATTCAGTTAACCAGTGAGGTGGCAAGGTTGGTATTAAAACAGTGAGCCTGTACTACTAGCTTTGTCTCCATCCTGTGAAATGTCACTCCAACCTGGAGATTAAAAACgcagaagaaaatggcaaataatTCTCACATTTAATATGGAGTTTGCATTCTTGACAGAGGTGTGGAGAGGAGGTCCCCGTTATGCAATTACTACACAAAGCgtagattttctgttttaatgaaacGTGCTAAGTGCAAtgacttttgaaaattatttactgcCCAGATGCTAATGTGTGCTCTTTAGTGTTCCAGGTGTATTTTGGTGTATTCAACATAGCTTAATAATAAAAGTGAACTAATTTCAGCTGAGGGGCGTGGTGAGAGGaagacagcagcacagggactgaTCAGTCAAGCTACGTTATTCTAACCAGTAaattttttggtattttaatgcaatttctgactatattctgtttaaaaatttacCTTTCTTTCAATTCTGTTCTTAAGTAGATTTTATATATTCTAGGTAAACGCTACAACAATTGATGGAGTGACACCTTTATTTAATGCATGTTCAAGAGGCAGTGCGGCATGTGCTGAGCTCCTGTTAGAGTATGGTGCCAAAGCTCAGTGGGAGTCCTGTCTTCCATCACCAACTCATGAAGCAGCCAGCAGAGGTAAGAAATTACCTACTGAACAAACATGGAGCAGTTCACGAATGTCTCAATAATAGTGTTAAGAAATGTGTCTAGTTTTGTCTATGAGACAGCTTACTGAAGTCAAGCAAACTCTGTCGTGCTTTGTACTGACAGGTCACAGTGAATGTCTGGAGGTACTGATATCCTGGGGTATAGATGTTGACCAAGATCTTCCTCATTTAGGAACACCTCTGTATGTAGCATGTGTTTCACAGCAGATCCATTGTATTCGAAAGCTTCTTTATGCAGGTATGTcatgatttaaataaaaatattactagTTTGTAAAATAAGCATACTGTACTCACCTTTGAAGTGAGCTGTGCTCAATCAATGAAACTAGAACCCTTGTTTGCAGGGCACTACTTCTAAGTTTATTCTGTGATGCTTGTTTTCTTATAACAACTTACtgtgtctttcatttttttgtggcATAGCAAGCatatgaggggaaaaaggaagtaAGGCCAATAAGAATGGATGTTCAAAATTTTTAGCACCTACTACAGCTTTGTAgatgttcattttctgtatgaaaaacaaaggtaaaaaatcAGGTTTGAGAAAGGAATTTTATATAGTAATCATTCACCTTTCAACAGAACTATTTTAGCAATGTAGTCCCAccctttttaattcttcagcaTGTTCTGATTTATCTTTTTACAAGGCATAGAGGCTGAGTTGCAGAGAGAAGAGGTAAGGTAAAAGGCATTTGATCCTaaatttcacattatttatttGATCAATGGGAAAGAGATGTTGGAGGCTCACTCTGTGTCAGCAGAAGTCCAGGGACACAATCGGCATAGCTAATTTGTTATGTTACAGGTAATGACATACAGGGCTTTTGTGTCCTGCAGcataatgaatgaaaatatatatatgaataattATAGACTTGCCATCATTGCACTGGCATTGTTTTTCTAGTTAATTGCAGGTTATTTAGAACATAAG from Aquila chrysaetos chrysaetos chromosome 1, bAquChr1.4, whole genome shotgun sequence harbors:
- the ASB5 gene encoding ankyrin repeat and SOCS box protein 5 isoform X2 encodes the protein MSRIYNCNWLEVPWGDGDLGSWADRSPLHEAASQGRLLSLKTLLSQGYNVDTLTIDQVTPLHEACLGDHVGCARILLEAGANVNATTIDGVTPLFNACSRGSAACAELLLEYGAKAQWESCLPSPTHEAASRGHSECLEVLISWGIDVDQDLPHLGTPLYVACVSQQIHCIRKLLYAGANVQKGKHLETPLHAAAQHSSTEIVNLLLEFGADINAKNTDFERPVDLAAPSSLVERLLLLHEATPSSLCQLCRLCIRNYIGRARLHLVPQLQLPTILKNFLQYR